The Legionella lansingensis DNA window TGAATTATTAAAAATAAGTTCAGCTACTACTGCTGCAATTAATGATCTTCAGCATCTCATCTAGGCGCAGAATTTAATGTTAAGGGATTTTCTATAAGTAATAATATATCTTTATAAATATTAGTTGAAACCTCATTTTCCTCTTTCCCTATGTTTTCTATTGTTGTTTGACAATGTAGCCGCAAAGTCAAAGGATTATCTTCTTCATCGCAACCAATAACCTCGTCACAATCGAGGCCGGATTCAAGAAAAAAATTAATTATAGCCTTTATTTTTTTGACGCATGGTGCAGTCAATTTTTCTGAATCTGAAAGTTGAGATAATTTTTGAAATAAGATTCTATCTAAAGACAAAAAGGTAAAAGTAAGCCATGTGCCCGTAATATCATAATCCGCAAAATATCCGTTGTATTTTCTAAAAGGTATTTTTTTATGAACATCCAATCCTAACTCAATCATTTTTTTCATTGTATCAAGATGCATTGAATCAATTGCTTCAGCAAATAATGCAGCAAGATCAATCGAGAATGTCGGAATTTTTTTAAAAATGATGCCAATCACACAATAAGCATCAAGTTTACATAAATCATGTAGGTGGAACGGCGGTAACGTTGAAGGACGCGATATTAAA harbors:
- a CDS encoding F-box protein, with the protein product MPNFNSLPDALKLIIFSFLSTTELDSVTYVSKNFLCLSNILWGKKTHEDFNCRFDATIPNHKFFYHRLSAELTKERKLFVAYQKALFMQQFINDKFDHYDHYYPFASIELNRCNFLEESKTSFLKGISEHVFLISNKVQGADLIEFKDGLIEAEKKADVLFDTLISRPSTLPPFHLHDLCKLDAYCVIGIIFKKIPTFSIDLAALFAEAIDSMHLDTMKKMIELGLDVHKKIPFRKYNGYFADYDITGTWLTFTFLSLDRILFQKLSQLSDSEKLTAPCVKKIKAIINFFLESGLDCDEVIGCDEEDNPLTLRLHCQTTIENIGKEENEVSTNIYKDILLLIENPLTLNSAPR